The sequence below is a genomic window from Vespula pensylvanica isolate Volc-1 chromosome 1, ASM1446617v1, whole genome shotgun sequence.
atcttattttattatcatgcCAAATTNNNNNNNNNNNNNNNNNNNNNNNNNNNNNNNNNNNNNNNNNNNNNNNNNNNNNNNNNNNNNNNNNNNNNNNNNNNNNNNNNNNNNNNNNNNNNNNNNNNNtattgtaagaaaaataatactttaatcatcttattttattatcatgcCAAATTCAACCCAATACAAACGCTGTGACAAAATACGAGGTTTGATAAAAGGCTGggcaaaatataaaataacaagatTTTTAGGCTTCCAATTCTTCCAAGGTTTTGAGGAATGACGCCTTCTTTTGAGCAACACGATTTTTGCGTTCGGACAATGAGAGTTTCGCACGATTCCATCTTTTCTTGACGGGTACTTTTTCCCTCGTAACTTTTACGTGCTCCGGATTCGCACGTATGGCTTCATGTGCTTTTTTGTACATGTCTTCGATCtgttaaaaaagtttatatttacTAATGCAAAGAAagtcgtaataataaatttgtaattgatAGGATTGTTAACAAAGATTACGTtacaaaatgtatttataagtacatttaaatatttataaccaatgttattttctattgtCCAACAGCGACACTACATAGCTTTATATATCTAGCAGTAATTTTGAGTTGGACGTCATAGTATctggaaaataatatatattatttacttacgtTGTTAGCAACAATTCCGTTCTTAATATATTGAGAGAATTGCTTCTTGAAAACTTCGTCGTCTTGTTGCTCCAATGTTCTCATATAATTCGCAACATGTTGACCAAAGATATGCTTCCGATGTACATCAGCATTGAAAGATTTAGATTCACTATCATATCCTGGGAACCTTTTGGTgctatttaataaaaacaaatagattatgataaagtatttattgcaatatatagaaaaaaaaaagaattaataagagTTTTCAGAGACactttataatcttttatgCCGGTGCAAAGTTTACAAATTGCCACTGTAAAACACAAGGACAAAAGTAAACTTTGCTGTGACTCAGATGACGCGCATGTGTCAAAAAATCATCACAGAAATAATTGCACAATGGTCATATCCTTGTGAATTCCTAAAAACGTTCTTTCagactttttattatttacctaTGAGGAATATTAAGACCTCCATCTACTGCTCCCTTCATAGCACCAAATACTCTAGCACCGGTGGTAGTACGTGTCAGACCTGTGTCTAGGTAACATCTGAATGCTCCTGGTCCTTCATCCAATTCTTCCACATTGTATTCATCCCCAGTTACGTCTATGGTACCTGCATATAATGTATCCAAGCCTAACTTTTTAAGGAGctgtacaaaaaagaatattacatacatttaaTTAGCTATACAATAtgatagtatattatatataaccaAAGAATTTCTGTATCAGAATTTTATTTTGGGAACAATATTTCTTCAGTTATAAGTCAAAGCGAGCTGAGATGTTCatcatatcgataaaaatatatgtttgcaacatatgtaattaaatttattaactatatatataaagaaatagttACCCTTCTAGCTACCAGCAATCCAGTACAATAAGCTGATGCATAATTGGTAAGTCCAACTTTAATTCCATACCTTGGAAGTTCATGACTGTATGCAGCACAAACTATTCTATCTCCTTCAATTCGCGAATAAGCAATctatgaaagatataaattactaaataatacaaaaaatatattttattatatctagtATCAAACAAatacttcatatatataatttacctGACAAGTGATATCCTTATTGGATAAACGAACAATCAACCTGTATTTAGGagtattgtatttatttttgtcttgaATGGTTAATCTTTTACGTGCATAATAATCAGTTTTACCCTCACGACGCCTCTTGAATTTGACTTGATAACGCTTGAAGTACTGCTTATTTTTAACAACTTTTACAAAACCctgtaaaaagatattacatcAAATTAGTTCATTTCAATGATGAAGAANNNNNNNNNNNNNNNNNNNNNNNNNNNNNNNNNNNNNNNNNNNNNNNNNNNNNNNNNNNNNNNNNNNNNNNNNNNNNNNNNNNNNNNNNNNNNNNNNNNNAAAACCctgtaaaaagatattacatcAAATTAGTTCATTTcaatgatgaagaaaaaacagtACAGTTCGTGTAAATCATTCATAACTAAccaataaatgtattattagtgtattaaataaattccacgatttaacgatatcaaataatacataatatgaaatattttgtatagattagtatttatgaaaatgttttaacTATTTTGCATAAATTTTTCCCATACGTTTAAAACAATGTTATTACAAACCCAAACGTTTTACGACAATTATTCAATTCTTCGGAATAAGCAGCATCcttgaagttttttttttcaaaagtaatgcactttaaaacttaaaaaacGTGATTCttaatattactaatattaatcatataagTCTGCTTaccattttataaattaaataaaaagtcgaTGCTAATATAGCACCCACTCACCAGTTCTCAAGAGGATGAGAAGAAACGTGCATCATTGATACCAACCgatataatgaatttatattatgttgAATTTGTCTAGggaataaatggaaataataacaagaagatATTTCACTCAAGAATTTATACTTtgtattagatttttattacaaaaaagaatttatttataaaatattataaaaataatatatgtaaaatataaagattaataCACAAACTAAGAACTAGtttgaaaaatacatttatcgCCATCTGCAAACATAGAGTAGTATTGAAAATGAACACATTTCAATAAGAATTGATCGTTTATACCATCTGGGTAGTAATgaacattttcattatcattttaattgaaaattatatatacatgaagtatataaaaaaatgagcTGCTTTTAAAAGTCTGAgtaagtagaaaataaaattttcgtaaaatctatatttagaagaaacaaaatttaaaaaaaggaaatgtttcATCGTTTATTTAGTGATCAATGATATGATcagtataaaagtaaaatattttctaataccgTAAAAAATTGTCCAGATATATGAtacttttcattaattttgtaaaagaattttCGTGCGATTCTCTAGTATattaactaaataataattaaaatattatattagtgagaatattattttgataagaGTAGTAGTCATGAATAATAGACATTGTagtgtacatataatatttttatttaacattataatgaacaattttttctaaagataCAGATTAATATATGCTATACGTGTATGTGGTATTACTTAATAGGACTCATGTAATGACCTGATTGTTATTATCTAATAACATTTACAGAGCGATGTGTATGCTTTTACTACCTTTCGAAAATGAAGtttcaaaaaatttcaaatggaaAAACTGTGTCTCATTTatacaagagaaagatgaaaatattattataaaaaatgtaaaaatagtaataaatacattaatcattgtatgtaatatttcataaaagagGGAGTAAAAGTTCCTTTCTTGAAAGTTAATTGACTTTCAAAATAACAAGTTAAAACACATCAATGTGAATGTCATATCACTGTTTATTGTCTCATtctctattttaaataatatattattattatttggaaTCGGTTTTGCTTTCATTTCTATCCAAATTAtcgcgaataaaatttaaataattaaattatcatgATAATATCagatcaaataaattattttcgcaATATTCGAAAAACTCGAAATAACTTATTAATCGCACTATATATTTTCTGTCCGTACAAATTACAACAATATTGCACTAATTTCAttctcgaaatgaaaaattcgatacatacatatctttttctctcttttccttttcctttagcAAGTATATTaagcttttctctcttgttaaaaatcgaaataattttttaacaagaaCATTTACGAACGCGCCAAAATAAAATTCCTTTTGAACAATATTTGAAGCGTCCAAGTACGTAGTGCGACAAATTTATTGAacttaattatactttttacgGAACAAAAGACTCATTTGTCGACATATACGAACGAATTTCATTATGATTATACTTAAACAATACATTAAAGTTAAAGATATAATCAGTTCCATGCGTCAGCCGTTACGAAGCATCATGCTTCTTATCCTCAACGtcatcttaaaaattattttttaatacgttaaacgattatattatGCTAAAGTTATATCGCTTATGATACTTAAAAATTAGCGATCAATTGACATATACCACGTgatccattattttttcttttcttttctttctttcttttttttttttttttttttttttttttaacactgGAAGAAGCAATCGATGCTTTATGTTTCACAAGATACGGGCAAacacaaaaagagaaatacttTTTGAAGAGGCACCAAGACTATACAATTcacatgtttatttttattataaataagagaCCAACGATATTAAGCGGACATACTTATATgttactttaataaaattaagaaaaaaacaaatgttcCGATCAGAATCATTTGTCTAAGGACGATGCTAGATCtaacgagaaataaatatttataaaaaaacatattaaatgTTTTCGAGAgcaatgatatattaaatattatttatataaaaataaaagcgaaTAAGAaatgagatgaaaaaaatggaagaagaagaaaaagaagaactaaagaaagagaaaaccgAATGTATTTTTTGGATTTGGAattgcatgtgtgtgtgtgtgtattttaaaatgcaatgaaattaattgaaatatcatTTCGTAACAACATTTACAAAATGAAGAAACGTTGTTTttcatacattattataatcaaccttcaccattttttctcttgctaattatacctttttttttgcatttgtCGATACATGGGTGATTCATGTGTGACGTTAGGaaagtatgaatatatatatatatatatatatatatatatatatatcaaagaataataattataata
It includes:
- the LOC122635427 gene encoding 60S ribosomal protein L5; its protein translation is MGFVKVVKNKQYFKRYQVKFKRRREGKTDYYARKRLTIQDKNKYNTPKYRLIVRLSNKDITCQIAYSRIEGDRIVCAAYSHELPRYGIKVGLTNYASAYCTGLLVARRLLKKLGLDTLYAGTIDVTGDEYNVEELDEGPGAFRCYLDTGLTRTTTGARVFGAMKGAVDGGLNIPHSTKRFPGYDSESKSFNADVHRKHIFGQHVANYMRTLEQQDDEVFKKQFSQYIKNGIVANNIEDMYKKAHEAIRANPEHVKVTREKVPVKKRWNRAKLSLSERKNRVAQKKASFLKTLEELEA